A part of Polyangiaceae bacterium genomic DNA contains:
- a CDS encoding DUF2849 domain-containing protein, giving the protein MALQLPAVLSGSLTLTGAPVYLAAGRDWTRSLSEAEVFRSTDDLEASLTWARSQEAVVCDPYAFSVDAQADKPTPISARERIRANGPTVGLARAS; this is encoded by the coding sequence ATGGCACTCCAACTTCCAGCTGTTTTGAGCGGTTCCCTGACGTTGACCGGCGCGCCCGTGTACCTGGCGGCGGGTAGGGACTGGACCCGCAGCTTGTCTGAGGCCGAGGTCTTCCGCTCGACCGACGACCTGGAAGCGTCGCTTACGTGGGCCCGCAGCCAGGAAGCCGTGGTGTGCGACCCGTACGCGTTCAGCGTGGATGCGCAGGCGGATAAGCCCACTCCCATTTCCGCGCGCGAACGCATCCGCGCCAACGGTCCCACCGTCGGCCTGGCGCGAGCGAGCTGA
- a CDS encoding nitrite/sulfite reductase, with amino-acid sequence MYQYDAIDQRIVEERAAQFRGQVARRLAGEITEDEFKPLRLQNGLYMQLHAYMLRVAIPYGLLSSKQMRMLAQIARVYDKGYGHLSTRQNIQYNWPKLEDVPSILDDLASVQMHAIQTSGNCIRNTTADAYAGVARDEIEDPRPWCELIRQWSTFHPEFAFLPRKFKIAVTGAPNDDRAAVRFHDIGLRIVQGPDGEHGFEVIVGGGLGRTPFVGKVVRGFLPKQYLLSYLESILRVYNLHGRRDNKHKARIKVLVDALGVEEFTRLVEEEWALTRDASIDVTEQELERVRAFFLPAHYESLPNADSKLAAMKLGKNRDFGLWVGNNVTPHKVDGYGIVTISVKAPGKPPGDITDTQMESVADLADRFSQGRLVVTHMQNLVFPDVKVSDLDSLWRELVKLDLATANAGKLTDMICCPGLDYCALANATSIPIAEELGRHFDDMDYLNDIGEVSLKMSGCINACGHHHIGNIGILGIDKRGEEFYQLMLGGSPGNDASLGKILGPAFAKHEIVEAVSRVLARYLELRESSDERFIDAFRRLGAEPFKEAAYADHQG; translated from the coding sequence ATGTATCAATACGACGCCATCGATCAGCGCATCGTCGAGGAACGAGCAGCACAGTTTCGCGGCCAGGTCGCCCGCCGCCTAGCTGGCGAAATCACGGAAGACGAGTTCAAGCCGCTGCGCCTGCAGAACGGCCTGTACATGCAGCTTCACGCCTACATGCTGCGCGTCGCGATTCCGTACGGCCTGCTGTCTTCTAAGCAAATGCGGATGCTGGCGCAGATCGCCCGGGTGTACGACAAGGGTTATGGACACCTGAGCACCCGCCAGAACATTCAATACAACTGGCCCAAGCTGGAGGATGTGCCCAGCATCCTGGATGACCTGGCCAGCGTGCAGATGCACGCCATTCAGACCAGCGGCAACTGCATCCGCAACACCACCGCGGATGCCTACGCTGGCGTTGCGCGGGACGAGATTGAGGATCCGCGACCGTGGTGTGAGCTCATCCGGCAGTGGTCAACTTTCCACCCGGAATTCGCGTTTCTACCGCGCAAGTTCAAGATCGCGGTAACGGGCGCCCCGAACGACGACCGCGCGGCGGTGCGCTTCCATGACATCGGGCTGCGCATCGTGCAGGGGCCAGATGGCGAACACGGCTTCGAGGTGATCGTGGGCGGTGGCCTTGGGCGCACTCCGTTCGTCGGCAAGGTGGTGCGAGGGTTCCTGCCGAAGCAGTACCTGCTTAGCTACTTGGAGTCGATTCTGCGCGTCTATAACCTGCACGGGCGACGCGACAACAAACACAAGGCGCGCATCAAGGTGCTGGTCGATGCCCTCGGCGTCGAAGAGTTCACGAGGCTGGTCGAGGAAGAGTGGGCGTTGACCCGCGACGCTTCGATCGATGTGACGGAGCAAGAGCTCGAGCGCGTGCGAGCGTTCTTTCTGCCTGCTCACTACGAGTCACTGCCGAACGCCGACTCCAAGCTCGCCGCGATGAAGCTTGGAAAGAACCGCGACTTCGGCCTCTGGGTAGGCAACAACGTCACGCCACACAAGGTGGACGGCTACGGCATCGTCACGATCAGCGTGAAGGCACCAGGAAAGCCGCCCGGCGACATCACGGACACCCAGATGGAATCCGTGGCGGACCTCGCCGACCGCTTCAGTCAGGGTCGACTCGTGGTGACCCACATGCAGAACCTGGTCTTTCCGGATGTGAAGGTCAGCGACCTCGACTCCCTCTGGCGCGAGCTGGTCAAGCTCGACCTGGCGACCGCCAATGCGGGCAAGCTGACGGACATGATCTGCTGCCCAGGGCTCGACTACTGCGCGCTCGCCAACGCGACCTCGATTCCGATTGCGGAGGAGCTGGGTCGCCACTTCGATGACATGGACTACTTGAACGACATCGGTGAGGTGAGCCTGAAAATGAGCGGCTGCATCAACGCCTGCGGTCATCATCACATTGGCAACATCGGTATCCTCGGCATCGACAAGCGCGGCGAAGAGTTCTACCAGTTGATGCTGGGTGGTTCCCCGGGGAACGACGCGAGTCTCGGAAAGATTCTCGGTCCTGCGTTCGCGAAGCACGAAATAGTAGAGGCCGTTTCTCGCGTGCTCGCGCGCTACTTGGAGCTACGCGAGTCTAGCGACGAGCGATTCATCGACGCTTTTCGGCGCCTCGGCGCAGAGCCGTTCAAGGAGGCAGCATATGCAGATCATCAAGGATAA
- a CDS encoding DUF934 domain-containing protein: MQIIKDKQIIDDAWLHLDDDTPAPKTGDVSVSLERLRKQLEALRGREGGLGVRLRSDELAGDVADILDAVQLICVEFPKFTDGRGYTTGRLLRDRHGFTGELRAVGHVLQDQLFYLARCGYNAFTLAPGKSLSRALDGFEDFSVSYQAAADSREPIFRRVTR, from the coding sequence ATGCAGATCATCAAGGATAAGCAGATCATCGACGACGCGTGGCTGCACCTCGACGACGACACACCCGCGCCCAAGACCGGCGACGTCAGCGTGAGCCTCGAGCGCCTGCGCAAGCAGCTTGAGGCGTTGCGTGGACGTGAAGGTGGCCTCGGTGTCCGGCTGCGCAGCGACGAACTGGCGGGAGACGTCGCTGACATTCTCGACGCCGTGCAGTTGATCTGCGTGGAGTTCCCCAAGTTCACCGATGGCCGCGGCTACACGACTGGCCGCCTGCTAAGAGATCGGCACGGCTTCACGGGGGAACTGCGCGCGGTAGGCCACGTGCTGCAAGATCAGCTCTTCTACCTCGCACGTTGCGGTTACAACGCCTTTACGCTGGCGCCGGGCAAAAGCCTCTCTCGCGCGCTTGATGGGTTTGAAGACTTCAGCGTCAGCTACCAAGCGGCGGCGGACAGTCGCGAGCCGATCTTCAGGCGCGTGACCCGCTGA
- a CDS encoding OmpA family protein encodes MAKRAGSSTSRVSKSSKRVLGRFVLPSLLAAGCFAGVTAAGSDAQAQATSDTRVSETNGDGMDTHLFRPAIDSKGFFSTNGSDIIGANDISFGLILDYGRNIMRTRDDRIPTDASGNVVGSGSGVPALVEDSFQGTFGFNYGIANVAVVGLAVPVVLMTGSANDNAGQAFQIGPNGGLYNTDKYDVQKISTLSLHGKVRLTRVDKGIGVAVLAQAGIPMASAEKDLAADPGVWYWPQVAVENQFGATRRFKVAVNVGYRGHTGKNPVFQQDSTGQDQLAEGEFEYGNLATANLGISWRVLDPLDLVAETYATYLLDGKSDSKQKLSQEYLGGIKLFVERNSYLMLGGGSRAYSTGFEAADLRMVMGFVFEPSIGDRDGDGYKDDQDQCPDDPEDFDNFEDGDGCPDPDNDNDGILDVDDRCPNTPEDRDGDEDDDGCPEGNDGDRDGDGIMDSRDKCPDDPEDRDGFQDADGCPDPDNDKDGILDAEDQCPLDPEDKDNWDDEDGCPDPDNDRDQIPDVSDKCPNEPETYNGQDDEDGCPDKGRVLIEGSDIMILDKVQFKTGSAEILPESNPILDAVAATLKGHPEFLAIEVAGHADERSSDDYNLKLTRDRARAVLEAVVKRGVARKRLVSQGYGEYCPLEDAHTPAAWEKNRRVEFKVVKTEDGSTGVERGCERARLKGVLPPRVDGE; translated from the coding sequence ATGGCCAAGCGAGCAGGGTCCAGTACCTCCCGAGTATCAAAGAGCTCCAAGCGCGTGCTTGGTCGCTTTGTTTTGCCCAGTCTCCTGGCAGCTGGGTGCTTTGCTGGCGTCACCGCCGCGGGCTCTGACGCGCAAGCGCAGGCGACCAGCGACACCCGTGTCAGTGAGACCAACGGCGACGGCATGGACACCCATCTGTTCCGTCCGGCGATTGACTCGAAGGGTTTCTTCTCAACCAACGGCTCCGACATCATCGGCGCCAACGACATCAGCTTTGGTCTGATCCTGGACTATGGCCGAAACATCATGCGCACCCGCGACGATCGTATCCCCACGGATGCAAGTGGGAACGTCGTCGGCTCGGGCTCCGGCGTGCCGGCGCTGGTCGAGGACTCGTTCCAGGGAACGTTCGGCTTCAACTACGGTATCGCCAACGTCGCCGTGGTGGGCTTGGCCGTACCGGTCGTGTTGATGACCGGTAGCGCCAACGACAACGCGGGGCAGGCATTCCAGATTGGTCCAAACGGCGGCCTCTACAACACCGACAAGTACGACGTGCAGAAGATCTCCACGTTGTCCTTGCACGGAAAGGTACGCCTTACTCGCGTGGACAAGGGCATTGGCGTAGCCGTGCTCGCCCAGGCCGGTATCCCCATGGCAAGCGCGGAGAAGGACCTCGCCGCGGATCCTGGGGTTTGGTACTGGCCTCAGGTCGCAGTGGAGAACCAGTTCGGTGCCACCCGGCGCTTTAAGGTCGCCGTCAACGTCGGCTACCGCGGCCACACCGGGAAGAACCCGGTGTTCCAGCAAGACTCCACCGGGCAAGACCAGCTGGCGGAAGGCGAGTTTGAGTATGGAAACCTCGCCACGGCGAACCTTGGTATCTCCTGGCGCGTGCTCGATCCGCTGGATCTCGTGGCAGAGACGTATGCGACCTACCTGCTCGACGGTAAGTCGGACAGCAAGCAGAAGCTCTCTCAGGAGTACCTGGGCGGCATCAAGCTGTTCGTCGAGCGCAACAGCTACCTGATGCTCGGCGGCGGTAGTCGCGCTTACTCCACCGGTTTCGAAGCCGCCGACCTGCGCATGGTCATGGGCTTCGTGTTCGAGCCGTCGATTGGCGACCGCGACGGCGACGGCTACAAGGACGACCAAGACCAGTGTCCGGATGACCCGGAGGACTTCGACAACTTCGAGGACGGCGATGGTTGCCCCGATCCGGACAACGACAACGACGGCATCTTGGACGTCGATGACCGCTGCCCGAACACTCCGGAAGATCGCGACGGCGACGAGGACGACGACGGCTGCCCGGAGGGCAATGATGGCGACCGCGACGGCGACGGCATCATGGACTCTCGCGACAAATGTCCGGACGATCCGGAGGACCGTGACGGCTTCCAAGACGCGGATGGCTGCCCGGATCCGGACAACGACAAGGACGGCATCCTCGACGCCGAGGATCAGTGCCCACTGGATCCCGAAGACAAGGACAACTGGGACGACGAGGACGGCTGCCCGGATCCGGACAACGATCGCGACCAGATCCCCGACGTCTCTGACAAGTGCCCGAACGAGCCCGAGACGTACAACGGCCAAGACGATGAGGACGGTTGCCCCGACAAGGGCCGCGTGTTGATCGAAGGCAGCGACATCATGATCCTGGACAAGGTGCAGTTCAAGACGGGCAGCGCCGAGATCCTCCCGGAATCAAATCCGATCCTCGACGCCGTTGCTGCGACGCTCAAGGGCCACCCGGAGTTCCTAGCGATTGAGGTCGCGGGGCACGCCGACGAGCGCTCTTCGGACGACTACAACCTCAAGCTGACCCGAGATCGTGCCCGGGCGGTGCTCGAGGCCGTGGTCAAGCGCGGCGTCGCTCGCAAGCGCTTGGTTAGCCAAGGCTACGGTGAGTACTGCCCACTGGAAGACGCACACACTCCTGCGGCCTGGGAAAAGAACCGCCGCGTGGAGTTCAAGGTGGTCAAGACCGAGGACGGGAGCACCGGCGTGGAACGAGGCTGTGAGCGCGCCCGCTTGAAGGGTGTGCTGCCGCCGCGAGTCGACGGCGAATAA
- a CDS encoding helix-turn-helix domain-containing protein, with product MKTTDTCLLLALLDLSPAARHVRVCDVARHARLPIGETLRLLRRLQERGWVDASKRRLTLRGLVLAVSLQARVRTGRRLDVAA from the coding sequence ATGAAGACCACCGACACCTGCCTGTTGCTCGCCCTCCTCGACCTGTCCCCCGCCGCTCGCCACGTGCGGGTTTGCGACGTGGCCCGCCACGCGCGCCTGCCGATTGGAGAGACGCTGCGACTGCTGCGCCGTCTGCAAGAACGCGGGTGGGTGGACGCCAGTAAGCGCCGCTTGACCCTGCGCGGCCTCGTACTCGCGGTATCTCTACAGGCTCGAGTACGCACTGGTAGGCGCCTTGATGTCGCAGCCTAA
- a CDS encoding ATP-dependent RecD-like DNA helicase, translating to MGQTLTGEVQHVVFENEDTGFRVFRLRGVRSHGSLTVVGVLPPVGVGTSVRVTGEMMVDPRRGTQFKADTLVPILPETLAGIERYLSSGFIQGIGAGFAKRIVAHFGLETLKVLDEDPERLREVPGLGKKRAAELFKAWNAQKLQSSVLLLLQSHGASPSLAARIVDRYGEKAASIVQQSPYRLAIEVRGIGFRTADKIAQSIGIAGDHPERAQAGVLHELRQLADNGHVLSSRQDLVQRAAGMLQVGEDHVESAIDALWAANRVVIEDGLVFLRRYHEAECNVVGFLRELLDSPGQSLTGLDHHIGLFEQRLDIQLAEAQRQAVELAAEHKVVVITGGPGVGKTTIIRAILSVFLGAQLEVRLAAPTGRAAKRLSEATGRDASTIHRLLEYDPRGGGFQKSADEPLDVGAVIVDEASMIDLTLAESLLAAIPPAARVVIVGDADQLPSVGPGAVLRDLIESGVLPTVRLNEVFRQAEQSRIVQNAHRIYRGERPESAPSEEPDADFFVIPRSDPEKAAEVIQLLVTQRIPARFQLDPLSDVQVLTPMHRGPSGTIALNAVLQETLNPTGATLERGGQRYRVGDKVMQTKNDYDREVFNGDIGRIIEVDTERKQVKVRFEEREVPPYALGELDNLNLAYACSIHKSQGSEYPAVVIPLLTSHFVMLSRNLLYTAVTRARRLCVLVADPKALDIALSEVRREERLTRLGQRLRLASGLSSHELM from the coding sequence GTGGGTCAGACGCTAACCGGAGAGGTGCAACACGTCGTCTTCGAGAACGAAGACACGGGGTTTCGTGTGTTCCGGCTGCGTGGGGTGCGCTCGCACGGTTCCCTGACGGTGGTGGGCGTGCTGCCACCAGTTGGCGTGGGGACGAGCGTGCGGGTGACCGGGGAGATGATGGTCGACCCGCGGCGCGGGACGCAGTTCAAGGCCGACACCTTGGTTCCAATCCTCCCGGAAACTTTGGCTGGTATCGAGCGCTACTTGTCTTCGGGATTCATTCAAGGCATTGGCGCTGGGTTTGCCAAGCGCATCGTCGCGCACTTCGGACTCGAGACGCTCAAGGTGCTGGATGAGGACCCGGAGCGCCTACGGGAGGTGCCAGGTCTCGGCAAGAAGCGTGCAGCGGAGCTGTTCAAGGCTTGGAATGCTCAGAAGCTCCAGAGCAGCGTGCTGCTCCTCCTGCAATCCCACGGAGCAAGCCCAAGCCTTGCCGCGCGGATCGTGGATCGCTACGGAGAGAAAGCTGCGAGCATCGTTCAGCAGAGCCCCTACCGCCTGGCGATCGAAGTGCGCGGCATTGGCTTCCGCACCGCGGACAAGATCGCGCAATCGATCGGCATCGCCGGGGACCACCCGGAGCGCGCCCAAGCCGGTGTCTTGCACGAGTTGAGGCAGCTCGCGGACAACGGCCATGTGCTGAGCTCGCGTCAAGACCTAGTACAGCGCGCCGCCGGTATGCTGCAGGTCGGTGAAGACCACGTAGAGTCCGCGATTGACGCGCTGTGGGCGGCGAACCGCGTGGTCATCGAGGACGGCTTGGTCTTCTTGCGCCGCTACCATGAAGCAGAGTGCAACGTGGTGGGTTTCCTTAGGGAATTGCTCGACAGTCCCGGCCAGTCCCTGACTGGCCTCGACCACCACATCGGCCTCTTCGAACAGCGGCTCGACATTCAGCTAGCCGAGGCGCAGCGCCAAGCCGTGGAGCTGGCTGCTGAACACAAAGTGGTGGTGATCACCGGTGGCCCCGGTGTGGGAAAGACCACGATTATTCGTGCAATTCTCAGCGTGTTCTTGGGCGCGCAGCTCGAGGTGCGCCTAGCGGCACCCACGGGTCGTGCTGCCAAGCGCTTGAGTGAAGCGACGGGACGAGACGCGTCGACGATTCATCGCTTGCTCGAGTACGACCCACGTGGGGGTGGCTTTCAGAAGTCCGCAGATGAGCCGTTGGATGTCGGTGCGGTGATCGTCGACGAGGCGTCGATGATCGATCTGACCCTGGCGGAGTCTTTGCTCGCGGCGATCCCGCCAGCTGCGCGTGTGGTGATCGTCGGCGACGCGGACCAGTTGCCCAGCGTCGGGCCGGGTGCGGTACTACGCGATTTGATCGAATCGGGCGTGTTGCCCACCGTGCGCTTGAACGAAGTCTTCCGACAGGCGGAGCAGAGTCGCATCGTTCAGAACGCGCACCGCATCTATCGCGGAGAGCGCCCCGAGTCGGCGCCATCGGAGGAGCCAGACGCCGACTTCTTCGTTATCCCCAGGAGCGATCCCGAGAAGGCTGCTGAGGTGATTCAGCTGCTGGTGACCCAGCGCATTCCCGCTCGATTTCAGCTCGATCCGCTGAGCGACGTGCAGGTGCTGACTCCGATGCATCGTGGCCCGTCGGGTACCATCGCGCTGAATGCGGTGCTGCAGGAGACCTTGAACCCAACAGGGGCGACGCTCGAGCGGGGAGGTCAGCGCTACCGGGTTGGCGACAAGGTGATGCAGACCAAGAACGACTACGATCGCGAGGTGTTCAACGGAGACATCGGTCGCATCATCGAGGTCGATACCGAGCGGAAACAAGTGAAGGTGCGCTTCGAGGAGCGGGAGGTGCCGCCCTACGCTCTCGGCGAGCTCGACAACCTGAACCTCGCCTACGCCTGCAGCATCCACAAGAGCCAAGGGAGTGAGTACCCGGCGGTGGTCATTCCGCTCCTCACCAGCCACTTCGTCATGCTCTCTCGCAACTTGCTCTACACGGCAGTGACGCGCGCGCGCCGCTTGTGCGTGCTGGTGGCAGATCCCAAGGCGCTCGATATCGCGCTCTCCGAAGTGCGCCGCGAGGAGCGGCTCACGCGTCTCGGACAGCGTCTGCGGTTGGCTAGCGGCCTCAGCTCTCACGAGTTGATGTGA
- a CDS encoding response regulator, producing the protein MTPEAPPASDARRRHRRWLLSIGISLVVAVAMVALSIELERTERTHAAQQNQLTAELSAGKLEDYVRDRVHSLEVMKKAIREGRLREREAFEARGGAVAEQFGGYRAINWIDERGVIRFASPRATNQMVVGKSVLEHPEAAEFFRASMKDGQAHATGPLTLFQGEQGFASYIPISSDHSLGYLNAVFDARRLVESCFSHRLNATSYRVSDAGELLYQSPSFDHSRTEVSTAQLMVLDRQWTLQVRSPTGSEPSHWWAHVLSILFAAGVGASVHFALRRAAERESEERERRQLAERLQDTTKLEAVGQLAGGVAHDFNNLLTVVASNVALLQEATLDDTTRVAVDEIEAATSRGAELTIQLLAYSRKQVVQPRPVDIDAALTRATSMLRRVLRENIQLELDLEPDTKYAVIDPGQLDRALINLALNARDAMPDGGKLTLKSYVRGERIWLEVSDTGLGMAEDVSARAFEPFFTTKPVGKGTGLGLSTVYGVVSQAGGEISVRSEPGKGATFRIWLPVTTEIPEETHRPPSSSKWSVADHRRVLLVEDDPGVRRGAARTLRRAGYEVVEASNGVDALERWSEDIEALVTDAVMPELGGKALIEELRKRKPTLAVVLMSGHAPDVLGDALNRLDVVYLPKPYSPAELLDALKRAILTHLPS; encoded by the coding sequence ATGACCCCCGAGGCACCCCCCGCGTCAGATGCCCGGCGCCGCCATCGCCGCTGGCTCTTGAGCATCGGGATCTCCCTGGTGGTCGCGGTGGCGATGGTGGCACTTTCCATCGAACTAGAGCGCACAGAGCGCACCCACGCAGCCCAACAGAACCAGCTGACGGCAGAGCTCTCCGCGGGCAAGCTCGAGGACTACGTACGCGACCGAGTGCACTCGCTGGAGGTGATGAAGAAGGCCATCCGCGAAGGCAGGCTGCGTGAGCGGGAAGCCTTCGAGGCCAGGGGCGGCGCCGTCGCTGAACAGTTCGGCGGCTATCGCGCGATCAACTGGATCGACGAGCGCGGGGTCATTCGCTTCGCGAGCCCGCGAGCCACGAACCAGATGGTTGTCGGCAAGAGCGTCCTCGAGCACCCCGAAGCCGCTGAGTTTTTTCGCGCATCAATGAAGGACGGACAGGCGCACGCGACGGGTCCACTCACGCTGTTCCAAGGCGAACAAGGCTTCGCAAGCTACATCCCGATCTCTTCCGATCACAGCCTGGGCTACCTGAATGCGGTCTTCGATGCCCGACGCTTGGTAGAGAGCTGCTTTTCGCATCGGCTCAACGCCACGAGCTACCGTGTGAGCGATGCAGGCGAACTGCTCTACCAGAGCCCTTCGTTCGACCACAGTCGAACTGAGGTGAGTACCGCGCAGCTCATGGTGCTGGACCGCCAATGGACTCTGCAAGTGCGGTCCCCTACTGGTAGCGAGCCAAGCCACTGGTGGGCGCACGTGCTGAGCATCCTGTTCGCCGCTGGGGTGGGCGCGTCGGTGCACTTCGCCCTGAGGCGCGCTGCTGAGCGCGAAAGCGAGGAACGCGAACGACGACAACTCGCAGAGCGCTTGCAGGACACCACCAAGCTGGAAGCGGTGGGCCAGCTCGCGGGCGGTGTCGCCCATGACTTCAACAACCTGCTCACCGTCGTGGCGAGCAACGTCGCGTTGCTGCAAGAAGCCACGCTCGATGACACCACGCGAGTAGCGGTGGATGAGATAGAAGCCGCCACGAGTCGCGGAGCGGAACTAACAATCCAGTTGCTCGCCTACTCGCGCAAGCAAGTCGTCCAACCCAGGCCCGTGGACATCGACGCGGCCCTCACCCGCGCGACCAGCATGCTGCGCCGCGTGCTGCGGGAGAACATCCAACTCGAGCTCGATCTGGAACCCGACACGAAGTATGCCGTGATCGACCCAGGGCAACTCGATCGCGCCCTGATCAACCTTGCGCTCAACGCGCGCGACGCCATGCCGGACGGTGGCAAGCTCACGCTCAAGAGCTACGTCCGGGGAGAGCGCATCTGGCTCGAGGTGTCGGACACCGGGCTCGGAATGGCAGAAGACGTCAGCGCACGCGCGTTCGAGCCCTTCTTCACCACCAAACCGGTGGGCAAAGGCACCGGGCTCGGGCTCTCCACGGTGTACGGCGTGGTGAGCCAAGCGGGGGGCGAGATCAGCGTGCGCTCGGAGCCGGGAAAAGGCGCGACATTCCGCATCTGGCTGCCCGTCACGACCGAGATCCCTGAGGAAACCCATCGGCCGCCGTCGAGTTCCAAGTGGAGCGTTGCGGACCATCGTCGCGTGTTGCTCGTCGAGGACGACCCGGGGGTGAGGCGCGGAGCCGCCCGCACGCTGCGGCGCGCCGGCTACGAAGTCGTGGAAGCCTCCAACGGCGTAGACGCGCTGGAGCGCTGGAGCGAAGACATCGAGGCCCTGGTAACCGACGCGGTGATGCCGGAACTTGGTGGAAAAGCCTTGATTGAGGAGCTTCGAAAGCGGAAACCGACGCTCGCGGTGGTGCTCATGAGCGGGCACGCACCGGATGTGCTGGGGGATGCCCTGAACCGCCTGGACGTCGTGTACCTACCAAAGCCTTACTCCCCAGCGGAGCTGCTCGACGCGCTGAAGCGCGCCATCCTGACTCACCTTCCAAGCTAG